A genomic window from Streptomyces sp. NBC_01429 includes:
- a CDS encoding FKBP-type peptidyl-prolyl cis-trans isomerase, translated as MSLSKPEIDIPEGDAPSDLRIRDIVVGDGAEAKSGSVVEVHYVGVTFATGEEFDASWNRGQTFRFPLGGGRVIKGWDQGVEGMKVGGRRELIIPPHLAYGNQSPSPQIPAGSTLVFVVDLLGV; from the coding sequence ATGAGCTTGTCGAAACCCGAGATCGATATTCCCGAGGGAGACGCCCCCAGCGACCTGCGGATCAGGGACATCGTCGTGGGGGACGGGGCGGAGGCGAAGTCCGGTTCCGTCGTGGAAGTCCACTACGTCGGCGTCACCTTCGCCACCGGGGAGGAGTTCGACGCCTCCTGGAACCGGGGGCAGACCTTCAGGTTCCCGCTGGGGGGCGGGAGGGTCATCAAGGGGTGGGACCAGGGCGTCGAGGGAATGAAGGTCGGCGGCCGGCGCGAACTCATCATTCCCCCGCACCTCGCCTACGGCAACCAGTCGCCCTCGCCTCAGATCCCGGCCGGTTCGACGCTCGTCTTCGTCGTCGACCTGCTGGGTGTCTGA